A part of Cannabis sativa cultivar Pink pepper isolate KNU-18-1 chromosome 6, ASM2916894v1, whole genome shotgun sequence genomic DNA contains:
- the LOC115702226 gene encoding uncharacterized protein LOC115702226 isoform X2: protein MKSAIIFALLGVLWCFANTIDSTRNYVNLEETEKFLEEPKPSGNLLFYLYNKQTDQKQEEPKPSGNILFYRYNKQTNQKQEEPKPSENFLNSHKEQTHQINEESKPSGNILFYTYKKQSDQINDEPKPSENFLNGHKEQTDQINEESKPSGNILFYTYKKQSDQVNNEPKPSESFFNGYKKQTGQINEESKPSGNILFYTYKKQSDQINDEPKPSEKFLNGHKEQTDQINEESKPSGNILFYTYKKQSDQVNDEPKPSESFFNGYKKQTGQINEESKPSGNILFYTYKKQSDQINDEPKPSENVLNGHKEQTHQINEESKPSGNILFYTYKKQSDQINDEPKPSENFLNGHKEQTDQINEESKPSGNILFYTYKKQSDEIKDVSKLKDEKVDSRVSSFGVVKTSTIKDSGHAEA, encoded by the exons ATGAAGTCTGCAATCATCTTTGCCCTTTTGGGAGTCCTTTGG TGCTTCGCAAATACAATAGATTCTACAAGAAACTATGTGAATCTTGAAGAAACGGAGAAATTTCTAGAAGAACCAAAACCAAGTggaaacttattattttatctatACAACAAGCAGACTGATCAGAAACAAGAAGAACCAAAACCAAGTGGAAACATATTATTTTATCGATACAACAAGCAGACTAATCAAAAACAAGAAGAACCAAAACCAAGTGAAAACTTTTTGAATAGTCACAAGGAACAGACTCATCAGATAAATGAAGAATCAAAACCAAGTGGAAACATTCTTTTCTACACTTACAAGAAGCAGAGTGATCAGATAAACGACGAACCAAAACCAAGTGAAAACTTTTTGAATGGTCACAAGGAACAGACTGATCAGATAAATGAAGAATCAAAACCAAGTGGAAACATTCTTTTCTACACTTACAAGAAGCAGAGTGATCAGGTAAACAACGAACCAAAACCAAGTGAAAGCTTTTTCAATGGTTACAAGAAACAGACTGGTCAGATAAATGAAGAATCAAAACCAAGTGGAAACATTCTTTTCTACACTTACAAGAAGCAGAGTGATCAAATAAACGACGAACCAAAACCAAGTGAAAAGTTTTTGAATGGTCACAAGGAACAGACTGATCAGATAAATGAAGAATCAAAACCAAGTGGAAACATTCTTTTCTACACTTACAAGAAGCAGAGTGATCAGGTAAACGACGAACCAAAACCAAGTGAAAGCTTTTTCAATGGTTACAAGAAACAGACTGGTCAGATAAATGAAGAATCAAAACCAAGTGGAAACATTCTTTTCTACACTTACAAGAAGCAGAGTGATCAAATAAACGACGAACCAAAACCAAGTGAAAACGTTTTGAATGGTCACAAGGAACAGACTCATCAGATAAATGAAGAATCAAAACCAAGTGGAAACATTCTTTTCTACACTTACAAGAAGCAGAGTGATCAAATAAACGACGAACCAAAACCAAGTGAAAACTTTTTGAATGGTCACAAGGAACAGACTGATCAGATAAATGAAGAATCAAAACCAAGTGGAAACATTCTTTTCTACACTTACAAGAAGCAGAGTGATGAGATAAAGGATGTATCAAAATTGAAGGACGAAAAAGTTGATTCTAGAGTTTCCTCTTTTGGAGTGGTTAAAACATCCACTATTAAGGACTCAGGCCATGCCGAGGCCTAG
- the LOC115702226 gene encoding uncharacterized protein LOC115702226 isoform X3, with translation MKSAIIFVLLGVLWCFANTIDSTRNYVNLEETEKFLNGHKEQTDQINEESKPSGNILFYTYKKQSDQVNNEPKPSESFFNGYKKQTGQINEESKPSGNILFYTYKKQSDQINDEPKPSEKFLNGHKEQTDQINEESKPSGNILFYTYKKQSDQVNDEPKPSESFFNGYKKQTGQINEESKPSGNILFYTYKKQSDQINDEPKPSENVLNGHKEQTHQINEESKPSGNILFYTYKKQSDQINDEPKPSENFLNGHKEQTDQINEESKPSGNILFYTYKKQSDEIKDVSKLKDEKVDSRVSSFGVVKTSTIKDSGHAEA, from the exons ATGAAGTCTGCAATCATCTTTGTCCTTTTGGGAGTCCTTTGG TGCTTCGCAAATACAATAGATTCTACAAGAAACTATGTGAATCTTGAAGAAACGGAGAAA TTTTTGAATGGTCACAAGGAACAGACTGATCAGATAAATGAAGAATCAAAACCAAGTGGAAACATTCTTTTCTACACTTACAAGAAGCAGAGTGATCAGGTAAACAACGAACCAAAACCAAGTGAAAGCTTTTTCAATGGTTACAAGAAACAGACTGGTCAGATAAATGAAGAATCAAAACCAAGTGGAAACATTCTTTTCTACACTTACAAGAAGCAGAGTGATCAAATAAACGACGAACCAAAACCAAGTGAAAAGTTTTTGAATGGTCACAAGGAACAGACTGATCAGATAAATGAAGAATCAAAACCAAGTGGAAACATTCTTTTCTACACTTACAAGAAGCAGAGTGATCAGGTAAACGACGAACCAAAACCAAGTGAAAGCTTTTTCAATGGTTACAAGAAACAGACTGGTCAGATAAATGAAGAATCAAAACCAAGTGGAAACATTCTTTTCTACACTTACAAGAAGCAGAGTGATCAAATAAACGACGAACCAAAACCAAGTGAAAACGTTTTGAATGGTCACAAGGAACAGACTCATCAGATAAATGAAGAATCAAAACCAAGTGGAAACATTCTTTTCTACACTTACAAGAAGCAGAGTGATCAAATAAACGACGAACCAAAACCAAGTGAAAACTTTTTGAATGGTCACAAGGAACAGACTGATCAGATAAATGAAGAATCAAAACCAAGTGGAAACATTCTTTTCTACACTTACAAGAAGCAGAGTGATGAGATAAAGGATGTATCAAAATTGAAGGACGAAAAAGTTGATTCTAGAGTTTCCTCTTTTGGAGTGGTTAAAACATCCACTATTAAGGACTCAGGCCATGCCGAGGCCTAG
- the LOC115702226 gene encoding uncharacterized protein LOC115702226 isoform X1, translating to MKSAIIFVLLGVLWCFANTIDSTRNYVNLEETEKFLEEPKPSGNLLFYLYNKQTDQKQEEPKPSGNILFYRYNKQTNQKQEEPKPSENFLNSHKEQTHQINEESKPSGNILFYTYKKQSDQINDEPKPSENFLNGHKEQTDQINEESKPSGNILFYTYKKQSDQVNNEPKPSESFFNGYKKQTGQINEESKPSGNILFYTYKKQSDQINDEPKPSEKFLNGHKEQTDQINEESKPSGNILFYTYKKQSDQVNDEPKPSESFFNGYKKQTGQINEESKPSGNILFYTYKKQSDQINDEPKPSENVLNGHKEQTHQINEESKPSGNILFYTYKKQSDQINDEPKPSENFLNGHKEQTDQINEESKPSGNILFYTYKKQSDEIKDVSKLKDEKVDSRVSSFGVVKTSTIKDSGHAEA from the exons ATGAAGTCTGCAATCATCTTTGTCCTTTTGGGAGTCCTTTGG TGCTTCGCAAATACAATAGATTCTACAAGAAACTATGTGAATCTTGAAGAAACGGAGAAATTTCTAGAAGAACCAAAACCAAGTggaaacttattattttatctatACAACAAGCAGACTGATCAGAAACAAGAAGAACCAAAACCAAGTGGAAACATATTATTTTATCGATACAACAAGCAGACTAATCAAAAACAAGAAGAACCAAAACCAAGTGAAAACTTTTTGAATAGTCACAAGGAACAGACTCATCAGATAAATGAAGAATCAAAACCAAGTGGAAACATTCTTTTCTACACTTACAAGAAGCAGAGTGATCAGATAAACGACGAACCAAAACCAAGTGAAAACTTTTTGAATGGTCACAAGGAACAGACTGATCAGATAAATGAAGAATCAAAACCAAGTGGAAACATTCTTTTCTACACTTACAAGAAGCAGAGTGATCAGGTAAACAACGAACCAAAACCAAGTGAAAGCTTTTTCAATGGTTACAAGAAACAGACTGGTCAGATAAATGAAGAATCAAAACCAAGTGGAAACATTCTTTTCTACACTTACAAGAAGCAGAGTGATCAAATAAACGACGAACCAAAACCAAGTGAAAAGTTTTTGAATGGTCACAAGGAACAGACTGATCAGATAAATGAAGAATCAAAACCAAGTGGAAACATTCTTTTCTACACTTACAAGAAGCAGAGTGATCAGGTAAACGACGAACCAAAACCAAGTGAAAGCTTTTTCAATGGTTACAAGAAACAGACTGGTCAGATAAATGAAGAATCAAAACCAAGTGGAAACATTCTTTTCTACACTTACAAGAAGCAGAGTGATCAAATAAACGACGAACCAAAACCAAGTGAAAACGTTTTGAATGGTCACAAGGAACAGACTCATCAGATAAATGAAGAATCAAAACCAAGTGGAAACATTCTTTTCTACACTTACAAGAAGCAGAGTGATCAAATAAACGACGAACCAAAACCAAGTGAAAACTTTTTGAATGGTCACAAGGAACAGACTGATCAGATAAATGAAGAATCAAAACCAAGTGGAAACATTCTTTTCTACACTTACAAGAAGCAGAGTGATGAGATAAAGGATGTATCAAAATTGAAGGACGAAAAAGTTGATTCTAGAGTTTCCTCTTTTGGAGTGGTTAAAACATCCACTATTAAGGACTCAGGCCATGCCGAGGCCTAG
- the LOC115702226 gene encoding uncharacterized protein LOC115702226 isoform X4 has protein sequence MKSAIIFALLGVLWCFANTIDSTRNYVNLEETEKFLNGHKEQTDQINEESKPSGNILFYTYKKQSDQVNNEPKPSESFFNGYKKQTGQINEESKPSGNILFYTYKKQSDQINDEPKPSEKFLNGHKEQTDQINEESKPSGNILFYTYKKQSDQVNDEPKPSESFFNGYKKQTGQINEESKPSGNILFYTYKKQSDQINDEPKPSENVLNGHKEQTHQINEESKPSGNILFYTYKKQSDQINDEPKPSENFLNGHKEQTDQINEESKPSGNILFYTYKKQSDEIKDVSKLKDEKVDSRVSSFGVVKTSTIKDSGHAEA, from the exons ATGAAGTCTGCAATCATCTTTGCCCTTTTGGGAGTCCTTTGG TGCTTCGCAAATACAATAGATTCTACAAGAAACTATGTGAATCTTGAAGAAACGGAGAAA TTTTTGAATGGTCACAAGGAACAGACTGATCAGATAAATGAAGAATCAAAACCAAGTGGAAACATTCTTTTCTACACTTACAAGAAGCAGAGTGATCAGGTAAACAACGAACCAAAACCAAGTGAAAGCTTTTTCAATGGTTACAAGAAACAGACTGGTCAGATAAATGAAGAATCAAAACCAAGTGGAAACATTCTTTTCTACACTTACAAGAAGCAGAGTGATCAAATAAACGACGAACCAAAACCAAGTGAAAAGTTTTTGAATGGTCACAAGGAACAGACTGATCAGATAAATGAAGAATCAAAACCAAGTGGAAACATTCTTTTCTACACTTACAAGAAGCAGAGTGATCAGGTAAACGACGAACCAAAACCAAGTGAAAGCTTTTTCAATGGTTACAAGAAACAGACTGGTCAGATAAATGAAGAATCAAAACCAAGTGGAAACATTCTTTTCTACACTTACAAGAAGCAGAGTGATCAAATAAACGACGAACCAAAACCAAGTGAAAACGTTTTGAATGGTCACAAGGAACAGACTCATCAGATAAATGAAGAATCAAAACCAAGTGGAAACATTCTTTTCTACACTTACAAGAAGCAGAGTGATCAAATAAACGACGAACCAAAACCAAGTGAAAACTTTTTGAATGGTCACAAGGAACAGACTGATCAGATAAATGAAGAATCAAAACCAAGTGGAAACATTCTTTTCTACACTTACAAGAAGCAGAGTGATGAGATAAAGGATGTATCAAAATTGAAGGACGAAAAAGTTGATTCTAGAGTTTCCTCTTTTGGAGTGGTTAAAACATCCACTATTAAGGACTCAGGCCATGCCGAGGCCTAG